The DNA region GGACACTGCGATGTACTGGTCCAAGCGCACCATCCGGTAACTGGCCGACCCCGCCGAACCGTGCCACCGTCGCGGCCCGACGCCGCGGCGACGACCGACGCCGCCACCATTCACCGGTGGCGTCGGCTGGATACGTTCAGGCGGCGGGTGACCGGACGGGGCCCCGGTCACCCGCCCAGCTGCCCGACACCACCGGGCGTCGTTGACATCGTGACGGCGACGACCCGACCCGGTGTGAGGTGGCGATGCGTGAGTCCCTGCCGACGAGGCGCGGTTCCTGGTGGATCCGCTGGCGGGACTGGATTCCGCTGGGCGCGCTGACCATCGTGGTGCTCGCCGGTGGGCTGGCGCAGCTGACCGGTCACCGCACCCTCGCCGACGCCACCTGGGCGACGACGACGCTCGCCGCGCTGGTGGTAGCGCTACGCTGGACCGTCCAGTCGGTACGACGGCGACGCATCGGCGTCGACGTGATCGCCGTACTGGCGCTGATCGGTGCGCTGCTGGCCGGTGAGCCACTGGCCGGCGCGGTGGTGGCGCTGATGCTGGCCTCCGGGCACACCCTGGAGACGTACGCGCAGCGGCGGGCCCACCGGGACCTGCAGGCGCTCGTGGCACACGCACCCCGTACCGCGCGCCGACGGGCCGCCGACGGCACCGTGGACGTCGTCGCCGTCGACGACGTCGCCGCCGGCGACCAGCTCGTCGTCGGCCCCGGCGAGGTGGTGCCGGTCGACGGCGTCGCCGAGGATCCGGCCACCTGCGACGAATCGGTGGTGACCGGCGAGTCGCAGCCGGTGCAGCGGGCCGCCGGGGACCGGATCGCCAGCGGCGTGGTCAACGCCGGCTCCGCGTTCGGCCTGCGGGCCGTCGAAACGGCGAAGGACAGTACGTACGCCGGGATCGTGCGGATGGCCGCCGAAGCCGGTGCCGGCAAGGCCCCCACGGTCCGCCTCGCCGACCGGTACGCCGCCGCCTTCGTTCCGTTCACCCTGGCGCTGGCCGGCGCCGGCTGGATCGTCTCCGGCGAGTTCGTCCGCGCCGTCGCGGTACTGGTCGTCGCCACTCCCTGCCCACTGCTGCTGGCCACCCCGATCGCGGTCGTCGCCGGGCTGTCCCGCGCCGCCCGCCGAGGCGTCCTGGTCCGCGACGGCGGCGCGCTGGAGCAGCTCGGCCACGCCCGTACCCTGCTGGTCGACAAGACCGGCACGTTGACCACCGGCCGGCCGGAGACCGCCGACGTCGTCACCGGCTCCGACGGCGGTGACGCGGCCGAGCTGCTGCGCCTGGCGGCCTCGGTCGAGCAGCTCTCCCCGCACATCCTGGCCGGCGCGGTGGTCCGCGCGGCACGCGAACGCGGCCTGCGGCTCGTCGCCCCGACCGAGGTGACCGAGGATCCCGGCCGGGGCGTACAGGGCCGGGTCGACGGCCGGACGGTACGGGTCGGCCAGCCCGACGACCCGCTGCCGGACTGGGCCGGCGCGGTCCGGGACCGGGCCGAAGCCGACGGGCTCTCGACGGTGTGGATCACCGTCGACGATGTACCCACCGGAGTGGTTCTGCTGCGCGACCCGGTGCGACCCGACGCGGCCGACACGGTCAGCCGGCTGCGGCAGGCCGGCTTCACCCGGCTGGTCATGCTCACCGGCGACCGGCCGGAGGTCGCCCGGCAGGTCGCCGCGCGGGTCGGGGTCGACGACGTCGTGGCACGCTGTTCGCCGCAGGAGAAGACCACCCGGGTACGCGAGGAGTCCGCCCACGCGGTCACCGTGATGGTCGGCGACGGGGTCAACGACGCACCGGCACTGGCCGCCGCCGACGTCGGAGTCGCGGTCGGCGGGACCGGGGCGAGCGCGGCGGCCGGGGTCGCCGACGCCGTGCTCGCCGTCGACGAGTTGGGCCGGCTGGCCGACGCGGTCGACATCGCCCGCCGGTCCCGGCGGATCGCCGTGCAGAGCGCCGCCGTCGGCATGGGCCTGGCCGTGGTGGCGATGGTGGTCGCCGCGTTCGGCCTGCTGCCGCCGGTGGCCGGCGCGTTCACCCAGGAAGGCATCGACGTCGCGGTGATCCTCAACGCGCTGCGCGCCCTGCGCCCCGGCCGCCGCCGATCCAGCACGCCGTCACCTGGCATGCCGTGACCCAGGTCGGGCGGTGATCCCGGATCAGGCCGCCAGCAGGTCAGACAGCGCCGCCATGTGCGGCACCCGATCCCGGTGCTGCCGGGCCTGCAGCACCAGATTGGCCACCACGAGTGACGGGTCGACCTGCGGCACACTGATTCCGAGGTGCCGACCGACCCAGGGGGCGACCTCGCTCCACCGGTAGAACAGCGTGCCGTCGCGGGCCGGATTGACCGGCGGCGGGAACCCGCCTGGGCCACGTTCACCCGTGACGTAACGGCGGATCGATTCCCGGCTCTGCCCGACCCGCTGCGCGATGTCCGCCAGCGTCACCAGGTCCTGGTCGATCAGCCGCAGCGCGGTGAGGCCGACCGACTCGACGGCCCGGACCGCTGTCGCGATCGCATCCGCGATGGTGGCCGCATCCCGGTCGAACTCCGCGACGGGGAGTCCGCCGTCGACGCCGAAGGCCGCGTCGTCACATCCGGCGGCGAACAGGGCGTCGATCTCGTCGTCGGTCGGACTTCGATCGAGCACGAGGGTGAAGGTATATAGGTGGTGGGACATGGACGTAGTGCGGTTCATAGGGGTGCCTCCGGGGGTGGGTGTCCTGCAGCCTAGCGAACGGCGGTGCACTTTTGCACCAGCGTCGGCGATCGATCGGCTGGCGCGGCGGCGGTAGCCTCGGGGCGCGTGGACGCCGACGCGATCATGTCACTGCTGAGCAGGGTGTACGCCCCAGCCAACAGCTACGTCGACGACGCCGGGCGGCACTCCCACCGCGTACCGTCGACGATCCCGGCGCACGCGCTGGCCGCGCTCGCCGCAAACGGCCTCGCCCCGAACACCTTCCGCCGGTTCGACCACGACGACGCGGTCACCGGCCTGCGCCGGCTGGCTGCCGCCGTACCGGAGCGGGCTGCGGCTGACGCGTTCGTCGCCGGGCTGGGCAGCGCGTCGCCGCGTTGGCGGGCGGTGCTGCCGGCGTGGGCACTCGGCACCACGGTGCCGGCGCATCCGGGCCCGACCGACGGCCGCCGCTGCGACATCTGTTTCCTGACCGCCGACACGATTCTCGACACCACCCTGGCCTGGTGGCAGCGGGCCAGGTCCGGGGCGCCGCTGCCCGGCGACGTCTGCGGCTACCTGCTGGCACTGGAGTCGGCCACCCCGCCGCTGCCGGCGCCGCAGCCGTACGACGTCTGGGTGCTGCACGAGATCCTCGACGTGATCCGGTCGCTGCCGGCGACGACCCGGGCCAGCGGGGCGGCGCAGGCACTGCGGGCCGCCGGGCTGCTGCCCGGAGCCGACAAGTGGACCTACCGGTCGCTGCTGGAGGATCTCGCCTTCGTCGGGGTGCTGCAGACCCCGGAGCATCCGGGGATGCTGACCGCGTTCACCACCGCCCGGCAGCGCGACCAGCGGCCCAGCGTACGGGTCGAGGTGGACGCGCCGCTGG from Solwaraspora sp. WMMD791 includes:
- a CDS encoding heavy metal translocating P-type ATPase, with translation MRESLPTRRGSWWIRWRDWIPLGALTIVVLAGGLAQLTGHRTLADATWATTTLAALVVALRWTVQSVRRRRIGVDVIAVLALIGALLAGEPLAGAVVALMLASGHTLETYAQRRAHRDLQALVAHAPRTARRRAADGTVDVVAVDDVAAGDQLVVGPGEVVPVDGVAEDPATCDESVVTGESQPVQRAAGDRIASGVVNAGSAFGLRAVETAKDSTYAGIVRMAAEAGAGKAPTVRLADRYAAAFVPFTLALAGAGWIVSGEFVRAVAVLVVATPCPLLLATPIAVVAGLSRAARRGVLVRDGGALEQLGHARTLLVDKTGTLTTGRPETADVVTGSDGGDAAELLRLAASVEQLSPHILAGAVVRAARERGLRLVAPTEVTEDPGRGVQGRVDGRTVRVGQPDDPLPDWAGAVRDRAEADGLSTVWITVDDVPTGVVLLRDPVRPDAADTVSRLRQAGFTRLVMLTGDRPEVARQVAARVGVDDVVARCSPQEKTTRVREESAHAVTVMVGDGVNDAPALAAADVGVAVGGTGASAAAGVADAVLAVDELGRLADAVDIARRSRRIAVQSAAVGMGLAVVAMVVAAFGLLPPVAGAFTQEGIDVAVILNALRALRPGRRRSSTPSPGMP